A window of Fluoribacter dumoffii NY 23 contains these coding sequences:
- a CDS encoding DUF5638 domain-containing protein, with protein MNNPLDQRLQDCDKKINALFSEVEFNADIKKEVEELKAYYRKQYHDAVYEEDELECIEIYELFVLGLESIKKGEMKPHEVLQNIEDINSLKKKGIVLENILNSLELLFWAGVTCTFFSYCAVMAAPLAAFNPFFALAVLSIASMAAIFSIVQFLNCIDEFKSTTPVEKEFDREKNIITFFKNPQPSYVPSEDHTYPEKERLYPRLDLMN; from the coding sequence ATGAATAATCCCTTGGATCAACGCTTACAAGACTGTGATAAAAAAATAAATGCATTATTCTCAGAAGTGGAATTCAATGCGGATATCAAGAAAGAAGTAGAGGAACTTAAAGCATATTACCGCAAACAATATCATGATGCAGTTTATGAGGAAGATGAACTTGAGTGCATCGAAATATATGAACTTTTTGTTCTGGGCCTTGAAAGCATAAAAAAGGGAGAAATGAAGCCTCATGAGGTACTGCAGAACATTGAAGATATAAACTCTTTAAAGAAGAAGGGTATAGTACTGGAAAACATATTAAATTCCCTGGAGTTATTATTCTGGGCCGGGGTGACATGTACCTTTTTCTCATATTGTGCGGTCATGGCTGCACCTTTAGCAGCTTTTAATCCATTCTTTGCCCTAGCCGTATTATCCATAGCAAGTATGGCGGCAATCTTTTCTATTGTTCAATTCCTCAATTGCATTGATGAATTTAAATCAACTACACCCGTTGAAAAGGAGTTTGACCGGGAAAAGAATATAATTACCTTTTTTAAAAACCCACAACCCTCCTATGTACCATCAGAGGACCATACCTATCCTGAAAAGGAGCGGCTATATCCAAGACTTGATCTAATGAATTAA